From the genome of Deferribacteraceae bacterium V6Fe1:
TCCAAAAATAAGTCTTTTTCCTCTTTTGCAATCTCTTTAACAGTAAAATAGTTTTTCAATTTTTCTTTAAAATCCGCCTCGCTAAAGCTCTCATCCACCTTTACAACTCTATGAGTAGGGAATATTTTGAGCCCTTCATCATAAAAGTTAACAAACATCATCATTACATAGTCATATGGTTTTATATTTTCAGGATCATCGCCATTTAGCTCTCTCATATATTTTTTGAAATTTAATGCCGTTTCATATCTGTGATGACCGTCAGCGATGTAAACTGCCTTATCACGCATAAACTTTTCTACTTTATCAATAACCTCCGGGTCATTTACAGTCCATAGCGTATTCTTTACACCATAAATATCCACTGCAGAAGAAATAGCCATATCTTTTTTCACGGTAGAAAATACCCTTTCAAGCTTATTCTCTTTGTCCATATAAAGTCCAAAAATCTGGCTAAAGTTTGTCCTACAAGCTTTCATTAGATTAAATCTATCCTCTTTTGGCCCTGACAATGTTTTTTCATGAGGAAATACCTTACCTTTACCGAGTTCTTCCAACTTCAACAAACCGACAAATCCTGTTCTTACATAAACAGTGCCGGCATACTCATACTCTTGTTCATATATGTAAAATGATGGATTCTGGTCTTTTATTAAGATACCTTCCTCTTTCCACTCTTTGTATTCCTTAGCAGCCATCTCATATTTATCTTCCCCTTCTGGAAGAATTAACTTTACAATATTATAAGGGGACTTTGTAAGTAAGCTCTCCTTCATCTCTTTGGAAATAACATCATATGGCGGAGCAATTACATTTTTCAGAAGAGACTTTTCCAAGTTATATCTAACACCCTTAAACGGCTTAACATACACCATAATTTCCTCCCTAACCTACCAATATTTTAGCAAATTTCCGCTTACCAACTTTTAAAACGTATTCCCCTGTTTCCAGTATTGTATTTAAATCTGCCACCTTCTCCCCGTTAATAGTAATTCCCCCTTGATTGGCAAGTCTTCGTGCCTCAGAGTTTGAGCTAACAAAGTTTAATCTGTTTATAATTTCAATCACTCTAAGGCCGCTTTCAATACTGACTTCGAGTAAATCATCAGGGATCTCTTTTTTGGAAAAAAGCGTTTCAAAATGGGTTAATGCGCCTTTGGCCCCATCCTCTCCATGATATCTTTTTACTATCTCATAAGCTAAATCTTTCTTTGCTTTCATAGGATGAAGTTTTTCAGATGCTATGTCATTCTTCATTTTCTCTATATCTTCAAGACTCTTTTCACTCAACAAAAGGTAATACCTAAACATCAACTCGTCGCTGATAGACATTATTTTACCAAACATATCATTTGCCGGCTCGTTAATGCCAACATAATTACCGAGAGATTTACTCATTTTTTGAACGCCATCAAGCCCTTCAAGTATCGGAACAGTAATGGCTATTTGTGGTTTTTGCCCGTAATTTCTTTGCAAATCTCTGCCCACCAAAAGATTAAATTTCTGATCGGTGCCACCTAACTCTATGTCCGAATTTAGAGCCACAGAATCATACCCTTGCACAAGAGGATATAAAAATTCATGTATACTTATAGGTTTATTTGATTGGTATCTCTTTGCAAAGTCATCCCTCTCAAGCATTCTTGCTACCGTATATTGGGAAGCAAGTTTTATAAGCCCCGTAGTCCCCATCTCAAGCATCCATTTGCTATTGAAAGCTATCTCGGTTTTTTCAGGGTCTAATATTTTGAAAACCTGATCTTTATAAGTTTCTGCATTTTTAAGGACTTCTTCTTTGGATAAAGCTTTTCTCGTCTCATTTTTGCCGGTAGGGTCACCAATCATTCCTGTAAAGTCGCCTATAAGAAATATCACATGATGCCCAAGCTCTTGAAAATGTCTCATTTTGTGTATTAATACTGTGTGACCAAGATGCAAATCAGGGGCGGTCGGGTCAAACCCTGCCTTTACTCTTAGCGGGATATTATTATCATAAGAATAAGTAAGTTTGGCTATAAGCTCTTCTTCAACTATAATCTCCTCAGTTCCTCTTTTAATCACCTTTAATTGCTCTTCAACAGGTAACATCTATCCTCCATACATTGTATTTAAATATAACGTTATAAGGGCATCACCATAAAATATATATACAATAGTTGCAAGAGAAATGAAAGGTCCAAAGGGCAAAGGGAAATTTCTGTCTTTTTTAACTAATATCACTGGGATACCAACAATTGTGCCAAAAAGTGAGCTGAGCATAAGTATCAAAAATAATGGTTTATACCCAAGAAAAGCCCCAATCATAGCCAAGAGCTCCACATCACCAAAACCCATACCTTCTTTTTTTGTAACAATCTGATATATAAAACCCGGGAGCCAAATGATAAGCCCTCCTACCAAAAGACCTATTACCGAATTCAAAAATGTCTTTAACCCTGGAGCAACCAATAAAGACAAGACAACCCCTAAAATCATCCCTCCCCTTGTCAAAACGACCGGAATCACACCACACTCGAAATTGTCTGAATCCAGAGAGGTAAAAAAATCAGTAAATGCTATCACTAACAGCATATAAAGAAAAATAATCATCTTAAGGGTTAAAAGTGAAATTCCGAAGTATCTGTAAGCAATTAAAAATGCAACTCCTGTCACGAGCTCCACAAAAGGATACTGAATAGATATTTTAGTCTTACAGCTGCTACATCTGCCTTTTAAAAATATATAACTTAATATCGGGATATTTTCATAAAATCTTATCTTATGCCCGCAGGCTTGACAGCTTGAGCCAGGATAAACTATTGACTTACCGTAAGGGAGTCTGCAGATTAACACATTCATAAAGCTTCCAAATATTAAGCCCAGTGTAAAAAAAATAACCGAATACATTTATTTTAGCTTTCTTTCAGAGCTACTTCCACCGTAAACTTTTCATCATCCACATTAAAAAATACTCCAAGACATGGAACGTTTGATGGCCTTTTTATTTTGTGCCCTTTCCCTACAATGACATTTGGAATAGAAATCTTAAACCTCAACCCTTTCTCGGAAAATACCTTCTTGGTGCTTCCTGCAACCATATTGATAAGCTCTCCAACCGCATCCACAACATCATCATCTACTTCACTTTTTTCTTCGCCCAAAAACTTTGACACAACTTTTAACGCCAATTTTTCAGGCAGACTAATTACAACAGAGCCTACGGCCTGACCGGCAAGCCCGATAACACCGGAAATATCAAAAGACGGCTCATCATCCTTTTTCAAATAAAGCTCACCTTTTTTAGGCTCTATACCTATCATTGTATTGAACACTGAAAGTGTTGACTCTATAAATGGGTTTATATACTCCGCCTTCATCTATGCCCCCTGCACCGAGATTAATGTTATGCCGTTTTTTTTAGCAAAATTTTCGCACTCTTTCTTGTCTACTATAAACGTTTTACCAGCCTCTACAGCCAACAGCCGGCCTTTATTATCCGCTATTTTTTTTAAAGTGTCAACTCCTACCGTCGGCACATCAAATCTTTCATCCTGGTCAGGTTTGGCTACTTTTACCACAATTCCACCTTTTTTAGCCAACTGTAACCCTCTTTCTATTGCCGCATCAGTGCCTTCAATCGCCTCTAACGCCATTACCGCCTT
Proteins encoded in this window:
- a CDS encoding DUF1015 domain-containing protein encodes the protein MVYVKPFKGVRYNLEKSLLKNVIAPPYDVISKEMKESLLTKSPYNIVKLILPEGEDKYEMAAKEYKEWKEEGILIKDQNPSFYIYEQEYEYAGTVYVRTGFVGLLKLEELGKGKVFPHEKTLSGPKEDRFNLMKACRTNFSQIFGLYMDKENKLERVFSTVKKDMAISSAVDIYGVKNTLWTVNDPEVIDKVEKFMRDKAVYIADGHHRYETALNFKKYMRELNGDDPENIKPYDYVMMMFVNFYDEGLKIFPTHRVVKVDESFSEADFKEKLKNYFTVKEIAKEEKDLFLEADSNKKIVWKHSDKYYGLTLLDNVFEGLHTVYRKVNTYILQEVILKEALGMDEEKILRKEGIYFVQSEEEIDKLSKKFPVTSFLLKGIDIDIIRDISENGLVMPQKSTYFYPKLQTGLVINEL
- a CDS encoding tyrosine--tRNA ligase is translated as MLPVEEQLKVIKRGTEEIIVEEELIAKLTYSYDNNIPLRVKAGFDPTAPDLHLGHTVLIHKMRHFQELGHHVIFLIGDFTGMIGDPTGKNETRKALSKEEVLKNAETYKDQVFKILDPEKTEIAFNSKWMLEMGTTGLIKLASQYTVARMLERDDFAKRYQSNKPISIHEFLYPLVQGYDSVALNSDIELGGTDQKFNLLVGRDLQRNYGQKPQIAITVPILEGLDGVQKMSKSLGNYVGINEPANDMFGKIMSISDELMFRYYLLLSEKSLEDIEKMKNDIASEKLHPMKAKKDLAYEIVKRYHGEDGAKGALTHFETLFSKKEIPDDLLEVSIESGLRVIEIINRLNFVSSNSEARRLANQGGITINGEKVADLNTILETGEYVLKVGKRKFAKILVG
- a CDS encoding prepilin peptidase gives rise to the protein MYSVIFFTLGLIFGSFMNVLICRLPYGKSIVYPGSSCQACGHKIRFYENIPILSYIFLKGRCSSCKTKISIQYPFVELVTGVAFLIAYRYFGISLLTLKMIIFLYMLLVIAFTDFFTSLDSDNFECGVIPVVLTRGGMILGVVLSLLVAPGLKTFLNSVIGLLVGGLIIWLPGFIYQIVTKKEGMGFGDVELLAMIGAFLGYKPLFLILMLSSLFGTIVGIPVILVKKDRNFPLPFGPFISLATIVYIFYGDALITLYLNTMYGG
- a CDS encoding chemotaxis protein CheX, which translates into the protein MKAEYINPFIESTLSVFNTMIGIEPKKGELYLKKDDEPSFDISGVIGLAGQAVGSVVISLPEKLALKVVSKFLGEEKSEVDDDVVDAVGELINMVAGSTKKVFSEKGLRFKISIPNVIVGKGHKIKRPSNVPCLGVFFNVDDEKFTVEVALKES